In Pseudomonas deceptionensis, a single window of DNA contains:
- the msbA gene encoding lipid A export permease/ATP-binding protein MsbA translates to MTESSPSSSDSSLKIYLRLLSYVRPYIGLFLLSILGFLIFASTQPMLGYILKYFVDGLSNPDAVLFPSVPYLRDLRLLQAVPILIVLIAAWQGLGSFLGNYFLAKVSLGLVHDLRVQLFNNLLVLPNRYFDKHNSGHLISRITFNVTMVTGAATDAIKVVIREGMTVIFLFASLLWMNWRLTLVMIAILPLIAIMVSTASKKFRKQSKKIQVAMGDVTHVASETIQGYRVVRSFGGEPYEQKRFLEASQSNTDKQLRMTRTGAIYTPMLQLVIYIAMGILMFLVLYLRGDASAGDMIAYITLAGLLPKPIRQLSEVSSTIQKGVAGAESIFEQLDEAPEVDTGTVERDHVSGRLDVRNLNFTYPDTDRQVLKDVTFSVEPGQMVALVGRSGSGKSTLANLIPRFYHHNSGEILLDGVDIEQYRLVNLRRHIAQVTQHVTLFSDTVANNIAYGDLAGAPRADIEKAARDAYAMDFIEQLPQGLDTQVGENGVLLSGGQRQRLAIARALLKNAPLLILDEATSALDTESERHIQAALDHVMEGRTTLVIAHRLTTIEKADLILVMDQGQIVERGTHGQLMAQNGYYARLHSMGLDAPEVTGDIA, encoded by the coding sequence ATGACCGAATCCAGCCCCAGCTCAAGCGACTCGAGCTTGAAAATATATCTGCGCCTGCTCAGCTATGTCAGGCCTTACATCGGCCTGTTCCTGCTAAGTATTCTCGGGTTCCTTATTTTCGCTTCGACCCAGCCAATGCTTGGTTACATCCTCAAGTATTTCGTCGATGGCCTGTCCAACCCGGATGCGGTGTTGTTCCCCAGCGTCCCCTATCTGCGTGATTTGCGCCTGCTCCAGGCTGTTCCGATACTCATTGTATTGATCGCGGCATGGCAAGGCCTGGGCTCGTTCCTGGGCAACTACTTCCTGGCCAAGGTCTCTCTGGGGCTGGTGCATGACCTGCGGGTGCAGTTGTTCAACAACTTGCTGGTACTGCCCAACCGCTATTTTGACAAGCACAACTCGGGCCATCTGATCTCGCGCATCACCTTCAACGTGACGATGGTGACCGGTGCTGCCACCGATGCAATCAAGGTCGTTATCCGTGAAGGCATGACGGTTATCTTCCTCTTCGCCTCGTTGCTGTGGATGAACTGGCGCCTGACGCTGGTGATGATTGCAATCCTGCCGCTGATCGCGATCATGGTGAGCACGGCCAGCAAGAAATTTCGCAAGCAGAGCAAGAAAATCCAAGTGGCGATGGGCGATGTCACCCACGTGGCGTCCGAAACCATCCAGGGTTATCGCGTGGTACGCAGCTTCGGCGGCGAGCCCTACGAGCAGAAGCGCTTCCTGGAAGCCAGCCAGAGCAACACCGACAAGCAACTGCGCATGACCCGCACCGGGGCGATTTACACACCGATGCTGCAACTGGTGATCTACATCGCCATGGGCATCCTGATGTTCCTGGTGCTGTACCTGCGCGGCGACGCGTCGGCGGGTGACATGATTGCCTACATCACTCTGGCGGGCCTGTTGCCCAAGCCGATTCGGCAGTTGTCCGAAGTCAGCTCGACCATTCAGAAGGGTGTGGCGGGTGCTGAAAGCATCTTCGAGCAACTGGACGAAGCGCCTGAGGTCGACACCGGTACCGTTGAACGTGACCACGTCAGCGGTCGTCTTGATGTGCGCAACCTGAACTTCACCTACCCGGACACTGACCGTCAGGTGCTCAAGGACGTGACCTTCTCGGTCGAGCCCGGGCAGATGGTGGCGCTGGTTGGCCGTTCCGGCAGCGGCAAGTCGACCCTGGCAAATCTGATTCCGCGCTTCTATCACCACAACTCGGGCGAAATCCTGCTCGATGGGGTGGATATCGAGCAGTACCGCTTGGTCAACCTGCGCCGCCATATCGCGCAAGTGACCCAGCATGTGACCCTGTTCAGCGACACCGTGGCCAACAACATTGCCTATGGCGATCTGGCAGGTGCACCGCGTGCCGATATTGAAAAAGCTGCGCGTGATGCCTACGCGATGGACTTCATCGAGCAATTGCCACAGGGCCTCGACACCCAGGTCGGCGAAAACGGCGTGCTGCTTTCAGGCGGCCAGCGCCAGCGTCTGGCAATTGCCCGGGCGTTGCTCAAGAATGCGCCGCTGCTGATTCTCGATGAAGCCACCTCGGCTCTGGATACTGAATCCGAGCGCCATATCCAGGCGGCACTGGATCACGTCATGGAAGGTCGCACCACGCTGGTGATTGCTCACCGCCTGACGACCATCGAGAAAGCCGATTTGATCCTGGTCATGGATCAGGGCCAGATTGTCGAGCGTGGCACACATGGCCAGTTGATGGCGCAAAACGGCTACTACGCCCGCCTGCACTCGATGGGCCTTGATGCCCCTGAGGTCACTGGCGATATCGCCTAG
- a CDS encoding bifunctional O-antigen ligase/aminoglycoside phosphotransferase family protein, whose protein sequence is MQFSYLNYSKQRLFDFICLWLLPVGLLLLLSDLYFLPGRSLHHKLYYGLFSIPTLIAIILRPKELKDILREPLILGFMLFAGWAMVSLIWSTVSDDDGVLGSLKPPLHLLMLFLGCSLLIKYRSESLQPVFFAAAIIALIATLYNLYMFIPNYAPDVRMIGAGAFDNPLLSSHAFGFFCIYWLTLGMTCKRPHILFIAVPAFIIMFAALLATGSRTPLVAIVMAMVWLCCICWNRRSLALFSMLVIGGIVVMALFSEMILSRGSSFRFELWQMALNLIEQHPWIGYGLEAPLTLQLPGFDTALFEPHNFALGVLYYVGILGFVPWLFMQVWALCSSWRHRVQPLFILASTWLVYGIGAGLTEGGGILPRPKEHWYLLWIPLALIAALSINRRLKTLRDRPVRRLSAAAFKTLEAHAQIIEEDGLGPKVLRLENGNFLKLFRERRCYTSGSFNPYSERFAVNSERLQAMGIPAPRILDLYQLANGSTAVLYQPLPGQTLRQVMQSMGSPAVRQALVERFGKFLALLHDKGVYFRSLHLGNVLLMDDGEFALIDIADLHIYPSPLRIALRQRNLRHMQRYPEDRRWLFEEQLPELLQGYATLASAPAVQSLRKQVATLAQVSRT, encoded by the coding sequence ATGCAATTCAGTTACTTAAATTATTCAAAACAGCGGTTGTTTGATTTTATTTGCCTATGGCTGCTTCCTGTCGGCCTGTTATTGCTCTTATCCGACCTTTATTTCCTGCCAGGACGAAGTCTGCATCACAAGCTGTATTACGGTTTATTCAGTATTCCAACCCTGATCGCGATCATCCTGCGACCCAAAGAGCTGAAAGACATACTGCGTGAACCACTGATTCTCGGCTTTATGCTGTTTGCAGGGTGGGCCATGGTCAGCCTGATCTGGAGTACCGTCAGCGACGACGACGGTGTCCTGGGTTCACTCAAGCCCCCGCTACACCTGCTGATGCTGTTCCTGGGGTGCTCGCTGCTGATCAAATACCGCAGCGAAAGCCTGCAACCCGTGTTCTTTGCTGCAGCGATCATTGCCTTGATCGCGACCCTTTATAACCTGTACATGTTCATCCCCAACTACGCTCCGGACGTGCGGATGATCGGCGCTGGCGCATTCGACAACCCGCTGCTCAGCTCCCACGCCTTTGGCTTCTTTTGTATTTACTGGCTCACGCTGGGCATGACCTGCAAGCGCCCGCACATCCTGTTTATTGCAGTCCCTGCCTTTATCATCATGTTCGCCGCACTGCTCGCGACCGGCTCCAGAACCCCTCTCGTCGCTATCGTAATGGCCATGGTCTGGCTCTGCTGTATCTGCTGGAACCGTCGTTCACTGGCGCTATTCAGCATGCTGGTCATAGGGGGCATCGTAGTCATGGCGCTGTTCTCCGAGATGATCTTGAGCCGCGGCAGTTCGTTTCGCTTTGAATTGTGGCAAATGGCACTGAACCTGATCGAACAACACCCGTGGATCGGTTATGGGCTCGAGGCGCCTCTGACCCTGCAGTTGCCAGGCTTCGATACCGCGCTGTTCGAGCCGCATAACTTCGCCCTGGGCGTGCTCTATTACGTCGGCATTCTGGGTTTTGTGCCCTGGTTGTTCATGCAGGTATGGGCGCTGTGCAGCAGCTGGCGCCATCGTGTGCAGCCGTTGTTTATCCTGGCTTCGACCTGGCTGGTGTACGGCATTGGCGCGGGCCTGACCGAAGGCGGCGGGATACTTCCTCGCCCGAAAGAGCATTGGTACTTGCTGTGGATTCCTCTGGCCCTGATTGCGGCACTGAGCATCAACCGGCGCCTCAAGACCCTGCGCGACAGGCCGGTTCGCCGCTTGTCCGCCGCAGCGTTCAAGACCCTTGAAGCCCATGCCCAGATCATTGAAGAAGACGGCCTGGGGCCAAAAGTCCTGCGCCTTGAAAACGGTAACTTCCTCAAGTTGTTCCGCGAGCGCCGCTGCTATACCTCAGGCAGCTTCAACCCCTACTCGGAACGCTTTGCTGTCAACAGCGAGCGCCTGCAAGCGATGGGCATTCCAGCGCCAAGGATTCTGGACCTGTACCAATTGGCCAACGGCAGCACGGCCGTCTTGTACCAGCCGTTGCCTGGCCAGACCCTGCGTCAGGTCATGCAGTCGATGGGTTCACCTGCCGTGCGCCAGGCATTGGTTGAGCGCTTCGGGAAGTTCCTGGCGCTCCTGCATGACAAGGGCGTTTACTTCCGCTCGCTGCACTTGGGCAATGTGTTGCTGATGGACGATGGCGAGTTCGCGCTGATCGATATCGCCGACCTGCATATTTACCCGTCGCCGCTGCGGATTGCCCTGCGCCAAAGAAACTTGCGGCATATGCAACGCTACCCTGAGGACCGCCGCTGGCTGTTTGAAGAGCAACTGCCCGAACTGTTGCAGGGTTACGCAACACTGGCCTCGGCGCCTGCCGTGCAAAGCCTGCGTAAACAGGTTGCCACTCTCGCTCAGGTTTCGCGAACGTGA
- a CDS encoding acyltransferase family protein has translation MAYALAIITSALLLRFSPTIQRTLKHPAQSRYASVDGLRGYLAFGVFIHHMAITWTFLHTGAFNMPESKFYAQIGLASVALFFMITGFLFWGRLLKQGRQFDWQAFAVSRVFRLYPLYLPLMLLVIVSVFSIQGWTLKDTPLEVASQILAWLLFERPDINQYPQTGGLIANVTWTLGYEVFFYMALPLFAMVFLYRSNWRQVALCLLGIYTLYQLVGWEHSLKKHILMSFLGGVAAAYWVRKPALVAWGQTRLAGIIALVVLVLVLTLFRKSFAFAPLILLTLVFSIVASGHTLFGALTLRSIRWMGEISYSTYLLHGFLIWLMMQRLPLVLPFDAKEPLVFMLLAALSSCLLIAISSLTFMYIEKPGIEAGKRTVNWLRQRTPAKSLAGNEAD, from the coding sequence ATGGCTTATGCCTTGGCAATCATCACCTCAGCGTTGTTGCTCCGCTTCTCCCCCACGATACAGCGCACGCTCAAACACCCGGCACAGAGCCGATACGCCAGCGTAGATGGCTTGCGCGGGTATCTGGCATTCGGGGTGTTTATTCACCACATGGCCATTACCTGGACCTTTCTTCATACCGGGGCATTCAACATGCCCGAGAGCAAGTTCTACGCTCAGATCGGTCTGGCCAGTGTGGCCCTGTTCTTTATGATCACCGGGTTTCTGTTTTGGGGGCGCCTGCTCAAACAAGGGCGCCAGTTCGACTGGCAGGCCTTCGCCGTGTCTCGCGTGTTCCGGCTCTACCCGCTGTATCTGCCGCTGATGCTGCTGGTGATTGTCAGCGTGTTCTCTATCCAGGGCTGGACGCTCAAGGACACCCCGCTGGAAGTGGCCTCACAGATACTGGCCTGGCTGCTTTTCGAACGCCCTGACATTAACCAGTACCCGCAAACCGGCGGGCTGATCGCCAATGTCACCTGGACGCTGGGCTACGAAGTGTTCTTCTACATGGCGTTGCCACTGTTCGCGATGGTGTTCCTTTACCGAAGCAACTGGCGGCAGGTCGCTCTATGCCTGCTGGGCATCTATACGCTGTACCAGTTGGTGGGCTGGGAGCACTCGCTGAAAAAGCACATCCTGATGAGCTTTCTCGGCGGTGTGGCGGCGGCATACTGGGTTCGCAAGCCTGCGTTGGTGGCCTGGGGTCAAACGCGCCTGGCGGGGATCATTGCGCTGGTTGTTCTGGTGCTGGTACTGACGCTGTTTCGCAAGAGCTTTGCATTCGCGCCACTGATTTTGCTGACCCTGGTGTTCTCGATTGTGGCCTCGGGTCACACGCTGTTTGGCGCATTGACGCTGCGCAGCATTCGCTGGATGGGCGAAATCAGCTACAGCACCTACCTGCTGCACGGCTTCCTGATCTGGCTGATGATGCAGCGCTTGCCACTGGTGTTGCCGTTCGACGCCAAGGAACCGCTGGTGTTTATGCTGCTGGCAGCCCTCAGCAGTTGCCTGTTGATTGCTATCAGCAGCCTTACCTTCATGTACATCGAAAAGCCCGGCATCGAGGCCGGCAAGCGAACCGTAAACTGGTTACGCCAGCGCACCCCCGCAAAATCCCTTGCAGGGAATGAAGCGGACTAG
- a CDS encoding glycosyltransferase produces MTDSQPLVTVIIASYNHGPYIEQSILSVLGQTYPNIELLVIDDGSPDDSVERIQRLQAVHGFDFRVQQNQGLTNTLNGAIARAKGSLIVPFGSDDIMMPDRIAVQVAYMDGKPEVGICAGNIELIDAEGNLFPEKRQRRDVPFRRLDFDDMFLERKPYPPAPTLMIRREALDKVGGFDPSIRLEDLYIELKITHAGYFIDGLNVVMARYRKHATNSYKNHRFMIDSILRIYAQFSDHPLYDEVRYKFLNSMFLKTANRNRALARELLAQIPFKRWTGKTWRGLGRLYFSPLEKD; encoded by the coding sequence ATGACAGATTCACAACCCCTGGTGACGGTGATCATCGCCTCCTACAACCATGGGCCTTATATCGAGCAGAGCATTCTGAGTGTTCTGGGCCAGACCTACCCCAATATTGAATTGCTGGTGATCGACGATGGCTCGCCCGATGATAGTGTTGAGCGTATCCAGCGCCTGCAGGCGGTGCATGGTTTTGACTTCCGGGTACAGCAGAACCAAGGCCTGACCAACACGCTCAATGGTGCGATTGCGCGGGCCAAGGGCAGTCTGATTGTGCCGTTCGGCTCCGATGACATCATGATGCCGGATCGTATTGCGGTGCAGGTGGCCTACATGGACGGCAAGCCCGAGGTGGGTATTTGCGCGGGTAACATCGAGTTGATCGATGCCGAAGGCAACCTGTTCCCGGAGAAGCGTCAGCGTCGTGATGTGCCGTTTCGGCGGCTGGACTTCGATGACATGTTCCTTGAGCGCAAGCCGTATCCGCCTGCGCCTACCCTGATGATTCGCCGTGAAGCGCTGGACAAGGTCGGGGGCTTTGATCCGAGCATTCGCCTTGAGGACTTGTATATCGAGTTGAAGATTACCCATGCCGGGTACTTTATCGACGGTCTGAACGTAGTGATGGCGCGCTATCGCAAGCACGCCACCAATTCGTACAAGAATCATCGCTTCATGATCGACAGCATTCTGCGCATTTATGCACAGTTCAGCGATCACCCCTTGTATGACGAGGTACGCTACAAGTTCCTCAACTCCATGTTCCTGAAAACTGCCAATCGCAACCGCGCACTGGCCCGTGAGCTGTTGGCCCAGATTCCGTTCAAGCGGTGGACGGGTAAAACCTGGCGTGGCCTGGGGCGGTTGTATTTTTCACCGCTGGAAAAAGACTAG
- a CDS encoding glycosyltransferase family 4 protein — translation MKRSKVLQLQPDYNVKSHDFADLAEQIVRALPSERYEITAAFLRGRPGPGEPVSKADHSVYFEFSDKSLKGMRLRAMWALYKFCRKEQFDVVICNRFKPVNMMLQLNRWLKIPLCVGISHGFGEYDRFYRRSQAKRLIDKAWRFVGVSPAVKQYLLDCQCGFTDQNTYAITNAIDIEQAEALQLPRQQAREKLGLDQGARMIGALGRLVPIKGHRFLLQAFAALKDKYPNAQLAIIGAGREESRLREQIGQLGLDGRAHLLGFQENALQYVRAFDIWTMPSLAEGLGLALLEGMSGHLPVIATNVPAMLPLIEGAGGLAVKPSDVATLTAALDEYLALSDEALQAKGEQAYRYLQEHHDIEVFRQEYLDLIDSGLSQARKEHP, via the coding sequence ATGAAGCGTTCTAAAGTTCTGCAGCTGCAGCCAGATTACAACGTCAAATCCCATGACTTTGCCGACCTGGCCGAGCAGATTGTGCGGGCGCTGCCCAGTGAGCGTTACGAGATTACGGCGGCCTTTTTACGGGGTCGGCCAGGCCCGGGTGAGCCGGTGAGCAAAGCCGATCATTCGGTGTATTTCGAGTTCAGTGACAAGTCGCTCAAAGGCATGCGCCTGCGCGCCATGTGGGCGTTGTACAAGTTTTGCCGTAAAGAGCAGTTCGATGTGGTGATTTGCAACCGGTTCAAGCCGGTGAACATGATGCTGCAGCTCAATCGCTGGCTGAAAATCCCGCTGTGTGTGGGGATCTCCCACGGCTTTGGCGAGTACGACCGCTTTTATCGGCGCAGCCAGGCCAAGCGCCTGATCGACAAGGCTTGGCGCTTTGTCGGAGTGTCCCCTGCGGTCAAACAGTACTTGCTCGACTGCCAGTGCGGCTTCACGGACCAAAATACCTACGCTATCACCAATGCCATCGACATCGAGCAAGCCGAAGCCTTGCAACTGCCCCGTCAGCAGGCCCGTGAAAAGCTCGGCCTGGATCAGGGTGCGCGGATGATTGGTGCGCTGGGGCGTTTGGTGCCGATCAAGGGCCATCGCTTTTTGCTGCAAGCCTTCGCCGCACTGAAAGACAAATACCCCAATGCGCAGCTGGCAATCATTGGTGCCGGGCGTGAAGAGTCGCGCCTGCGCGAGCAGATCGGGCAGTTGGGCCTTGATGGCCGAGCGCACCTGCTGGGCTTTCAGGAGAACGCCCTGCAGTACGTGCGAGCCTTCGATATCTGGACCATGCCCTCGCTGGCCGAAGGCCTGGGGCTGGCCTTGCTTGAAGGCATGAGCGGGCACTTGCCGGTGATCGCCACCAATGTGCCGGCCATGCTGCCGCTGATTGAAGGCGCCGGTGGCCTGGCCGTGAAACCCAGCGACGTGGCAACGCTGACCGCCGCGCTGGACGAATACCTGGCCTTGTCGGATGAAGCGCTCCAGGCCAAAGGCGAGCAGGCTTATCGCTACCTGCAGGAGCACCACGACATTGAGGTGTTCCGTCAGGAGTATCTGGATTTGATCGACTCGGGTTTGAGTCAGGCACGTAAGGAACACCCATGA
- a CDS encoding DUF6625 family protein — translation MIKPIPRIIFVIPYFGQWPFWMPFFLESCRHNPDIDWLLFSDCGVPENLPANVTVQAISFEDYCRKVSGRLNIDFAPKGAYKLCDIKPALGHIHEDSLQGYDFWAFGDIDLVYGDLRSYFTAERLARFDLFSTHERRVAGHLCLMRNTRCKRELFMKIENWQQRFTDEQHHALDEGAFSRIFLWRKNFPEPLFKWVGKFNPLRRTSDFTEAFSTPGGCIKWRDGSDNFPSQWFWNQGTLTNDRDGDHTFPYFHFVCWKRNEWSVLPTPDPVAVQRLAGEPAWVIDATGFHRGEL, via the coding sequence GTGATAAAACCAATACCACGTATTATTTTCGTCATTCCTTATTTCGGTCAGTGGCCGTTCTGGATGCCGTTTTTCCTGGAAAGTTGCCGGCACAATCCAGATATTGACTGGCTGCTGTTCAGTGATTGTGGGGTCCCTGAAAACCTGCCGGCCAACGTGACTGTTCAAGCCATTAGTTTCGAGGATTACTGCCGCAAGGTTTCCGGGCGCCTGAACATCGACTTCGCGCCTAAAGGGGCCTACAAGCTGTGCGATATCAAGCCCGCCCTGGGCCATATCCATGAAGACAGCCTGCAAGGCTATGACTTCTGGGCGTTCGGTGACATTGATCTGGTCTATGGCGACCTGCGCAGCTATTTCACGGCTGAGCGTCTGGCGCGCTTTGACTTGTTTTCGACCCATGAACGGCGTGTAGCGGGGCACCTGTGCCTGATGCGCAATACGCGCTGCAAGCGTGAGCTGTTCATGAAGATCGAAAACTGGCAGCAGCGTTTTACCGACGAGCAGCATCATGCGCTGGATGAAGGGGCTTTCAGCCGGATTTTCTTGTGGCGCAAGAACTTTCCCGAGCCGCTGTTCAAGTGGGTGGGCAAGTTCAACCCGTTGCGTCGTACCAGCGACTTCACCGAGGCGTTCAGCACGCCGGGTGGTTGCATCAAGTGGCGCGACGGCAGCGATAACTTCCCCAGCCAGTGGTTCTGGAACCAGGGCACGTTGACGAACGATCGCGATGGCGATCACACCTTCCCCTATTTTCACTTTGTGTGCTGGAAGCGTAATGAATGGTCAGTCTTGCCGACGCCCGACCCTGTCGCCGTCCAACGCTTGGCTGGTGAACCCGCCTGGGTTATTGATGCCACCGGATTTCACCGGGGAGAGCTATGA
- a CDS encoding PIG-L deacetylase family protein yields the protein MSQPISRKQHLLKRHRRNKRIGLLVGLLVLVASGVLLVWWLPLLLAVLGWVAHEAWFADHLFYSPTDDYQYSFPPDSQRPSVRLEGGKLVLDEPLSLAGDETLILAIKVKSGWLGRFLDPYVQLSGGESADRQTFERGVNGLRYLNLSSWGSALVSGELRIGGRFCHVMGQPELWVFRQPDYRDQRVMVIAPHADDAELAAFGLYSQAREAWIVTLTAGEIEAEHYQQMGLERAEAARLKGRLRAWDSMVVPRWAGVPEAHCAQLGYFCLQLQAMQAAPDQPMASREADLSDTRVFRQFNPFPLPGDLDGAPTWHNLLADLRALILRARPEVIVLPHPSIDPHPDHICAHAAVIEALQGLEWQPKTILGYANHLHDNDRWPMGSSGDGIALPPVFDASLSLRPCSLALSLEQQRDKAMALGMMHDLQPRAALKRRLRRSIQRLVAGRMPSPYGGNEFFRKAVRRHELFWILQ from the coding sequence ATGAGCCAGCCCATCAGCCGCAAACAACACCTTCTCAAGCGCCACCGGCGCAACAAGCGCATTGGCCTGCTGGTTGGCCTGCTGGTGTTGGTTGCCAGCGGTGTGCTGCTGGTCTGGTGGCTGCCGCTGTTGTTGGCGGTGCTGGGCTGGGTGGCCCATGAGGCCTGGTTTGCCGACCATCTGTTCTACTCCCCCACAGACGATTACCAGTACAGCTTCCCGCCAGACAGCCAGCGCCCGTCAGTACGCCTTGAGGGCGGAAAGCTGGTGCTGGATGAGCCGCTGAGTCTGGCCGGCGATGAAACCCTGATCCTGGCGATCAAGGTCAAAAGTGGCTGGTTGGGCCGTTTTCTTGACCCGTACGTACAACTGTCGGGCGGCGAGTCGGCGGATCGGCAGACCTTCGAGCGTGGGGTCAATGGCCTGCGCTATCTGAATCTGAGCAGCTGGGGTTCGGCCCTGGTCAGTGGAGAACTGCGTATTGGCGGGCGTTTTTGCCACGTAATGGGGCAGCCCGAGCTTTGGGTGTTCCGCCAGCCCGATTACCGCGATCAGCGGGTGATGGTGATTGCCCCTCACGCCGATGACGCGGAGCTGGCCGCTTTCGGGTTGTACAGCCAGGCCCGTGAAGCCTGGATTGTGACCCTGACCGCTGGCGAGATCGAAGCTGAGCATTATCAGCAAATGGGGCTGGAACGCGCTGAAGCCGCCCGCCTCAAAGGCCGCTTGCGCGCCTGGGACAGCATGGTCGTGCCGCGCTGGGCCGGCGTGCCTGAAGCCCATTGCGCGCAACTCGGGTACTTCTGCCTGCAATTGCAAGCGATGCAGGCAGCCCCCGATCAGCCGATGGCTTCGCGAGAGGCTGACCTGAGCGATACCCGTGTGTTCCGCCAGTTCAACCCGTTCCCGCTGCCCGGTGACCTGGACGGCGCTCCGACCTGGCACAACCTGCTTGCCGATTTGCGGGCGTTGATCCTGCGCGCCCGGCCCGAAGTCATTGTGCTCCCGCACCCTTCAATCGACCCGCACCCGGACCACATCTGTGCCCACGCGGCGGTCATTGAGGCCCTGCAAGGTCTGGAATGGCAACCGAAGACCATCCTCGGTTACGCCAACCACCTGCATGACAACGATCGCTGGCCGATGGGTAGCAGTGGTGACGGTATTGCCCTCCCGCCGGTGTTCGATGCCTCGCTCAGCCTGCGCCCTTGCAGCCTGGCGCTAAGCCTTGAGCAGCAGCGTGACAAGGCCATGGCGCTGGGCATGATGCACGACCTGCAACCACGTGCGGCGCTCAAGCGCAGACTTCGCAGGTCGATACAGCGGCTCGTTGCTGGCAGAATGCCATCTCCTTATGGAGGGAATGAGTTCTTTCGTAAAGCCGTTCGGCGCCACGAGCTGTTCTGGATTCTTCAATAA